A region of the Aethina tumida isolate Nest 87 chromosome 3, icAetTumi1.1, whole genome shotgun sequence genome:
agtgacatttaaaaaaattctaggCATTTTGTAGTATTGAAAATTACGAAGACTGATaattggacatatttaaaaagatattttcataaattaaatttcatcacATTGgcgtaaatattgtaaaaaattactattggataaattttaattagatcatgcatttctttaaacaaaaaagCAGAACGATTTTTGAAACTGGATTCTCAGGTTAATGCGTAAAATCTTGCCAACTTCTTACTTTTAgatttagtttgttttatcCTATTACCACTACCtccaataatgttttaatattgtaattagtGCTTTTGTGTGGACGTAACATTTAACaccattattttgtttgtactGAAGTATGGTGATAAACAACACATGGATATTCTTATAGCATGGTATTTTTTCATAGAACTTGACCGGAAGTATTTTAGTAGTGAATatgacaatataaaaaactggcaaaacattaataaaagacgattgacaattaatatacCATGTCTATGATATATTCTGTGTGTTGGAATGTTTGTATATATGAttagtttgtttaatataGTTATGATACATATCACTAACATTTGTTTTaccattattcattttatttatgtaaaaaagcaGTTCAAATAGTATtatgttaatcaaaattattaattgttttccttGAACGGATGGCGATTGATCATTTCGATTTGCGtaacatatatatacaaaGTACAACATGGTTAAACCATTGCATTCCTCtattaacaaaaacataattgtcatttttaatctttttacagCGTTCATTTTACTGTATACCTTGTATAAATGTAGTTTTAGTTGTGTATTCAgttctgatttttatgtagaaaatatattcGTATTAAGTACATTAgtggaatttttattaattataaataacgaTAGTGTTAGtcgtaaacaatataataggTATAAAGAATGAGAAGGTAAAGTGAAAgacttattaataatgatatgctttatttagatttctattcatataatattaatgacacAAAGTATACAAGGCCTCAGCATTCCAAGTtagaataaatgtaaaaacatgttttaatcaACTCTGATTAAATTACAGGTTACAAGTCTAAAACTGAAAACATGTAAAGTTtgtgtttatttgaaaaatagtgTAAACggattgttatttaaataatatgtctaCTCTATATACATTTGTACAACGTCGTAAAACCTAGAAACCAGGAAAAAagtatacaataaaaacataataaatcgATCAGCCAATTTTTTGAACTTCAATCTTCAAAGATATACACCaagataaactaattttattaaagggacgaatatatatttttttattttaaggctagaatatttagtttaacaaCACAGATCCTTTTACCTCAACAATTTAATCCTTACTGTTTTGGTCTCTTTCACTTTGTTGGTCATAATGTatattctgttttaaattGCCGAGGACGGAGTCATTTTCAgttctaaattgttttaagaaatttgcaATAGCtttcagtaaatatattttttgattgtaACGTTTTGAGGATAAATCTGGTGTTTATGTTTTGTCCTCGGTAATTCAAATTACGACCTAAAACTGAAGTCCTTGAtaagttttcattttaattaactttcactggcaatttttttcaatatcagAGATATGTCAGTTAAAAGTGTCTACAAAAATCTATGAAAACATTCAGTCTTGCGTACAATCTATTTATGTTCCGGTCAAAATTCGGCTTActaaattaacacatttaagaggttaaacctaaaaaattatctacatTGGTCAATTACATTACGTCAGACTCGCCTAAAACACtacatacaaaaaatacaaaaatatatcactGACATTCCTTAAAGGTTTTTCTTGTACATTTggaactaaattttagaaacgttttaaattacatttagacATTTCCATTAGACTAGAAATCAAAcacatttactataaatatccctttttaaaaataaaattaagaagattTTAGATCTTGAAGATTTTGTTTTACGTTTACGTCATAAGAAAACCTATTTTACTAAAAGGTACATTAAAGATTAGAAAATATgagttgtataataatttacgtttttggaAGACATCACCTTTCCTTCCATAAACTCATGAagtctttagatttattatttctttcagTTTTACGTAACTTATTGAGCAACAGCGCGTTTTGATAATGTTTTAGCATGTTTTGAGCTTTTGAGTAGTGGTTAAAATGTAACAGTAAAATTGTGTGACGATTCTATTAAGAATAAGCTGTTTTATCAAAGATTTCATGTGTTTACATCCAcccttatttaataaaaactttctcTCGTCAAATATCTATTAATCAAACacaataacaaacaacataaatcGACCGTCGGGATATTGTCCTACATTACATTAGGTGAAGTCAAACATAGGGGAAATGTAagggtttttatattttgtttggcACCACTCTAGCCCTGAGCATCGCGACAGTTTGCTGACTGACCGGTTCCGTCGGCGATTCCGAATCTGAACTCGTGCCGAAAGGTAACTGATTACCTCCTGTATTTAATGTCGCCTTCCCAATGTTTGTATTCTTGAATTGTGAGCCCAAACTTGTCTCGTCTATAACAAAATGTCAATATTGTCATATAAAATGCGTGGTTGATTGATGTCATAATTAAATGCACTGCAAACATTAATAACCCGAACCGACAATTAAGCTGGCAAATTACGTTGTAAATCATACGCCAGTGGCTTTATAATTGTTCGGTAATTGGGAAGATGAACTAATACCCACAGATCTTATTTCCATTGCCGAGATTGACGTTATCGATTTGGTAGCGAGCTGCTAGGGCTGCCAGTTGGTCAATGGTCTCGGCTTCGTCGTCTTCCAGGCTGGAGTAACTGCCGGTTGTGCCGTCGCCTTCCGAAGAACCCTTGGATTGCTTATCACCCGCATTATCCACGCCAACTTCTTCTTCCTACATGTAAATTgtggtattattaaattataatgaaactcAATTGGGTTTACCTCTTGTCCTTCGCTGCTTTCATCAGTGCTGCTTTCCGTTTCTGAACTGGAACTGTTTTCCTCACTCCCATCGTCTTCTTCGCTCTCGCTGTCGTTCCCGTCCTTTACAACGGACGCTGCATCTAGAACGTCTGCATATTTTCACAGAACATTAACTAAATCCTTTGGATTGTTCCACAAACCATAAATATCAACTTAAAGGTCGCCAATAGGACAAGTTTTGAACTTTTTAGTTACACAGTGACGTTTTTAATCACAATTTACAAAAGCATATCAAACAATGCGAAATCTGaacaaaaatgtaatgaaTGAAAGTAGCTAAAGGGAAACTTAATTTTCGGAAAAGCCAAGAATTATTGTTGACGATATTAAATGGGAACTGGGAGACTTTGGTTGAATGGAGTTCTACATCGTACTTACTTTGTTGGAGTTTCTCGAGTATGAGAGGATAAAACTCTTTGGCCGTGGAATTGTTCGGTTCGTATTGTAATACTGGAAACGAAAATCCAATGTTATAATCCTTCAAATCTCATAACAAATGAAGTTTCGTTTTACAATCTCGAGCCAAGATAACTTGGTTCATGCCCGAATTATTCTCAGTTtcgaaatgaattaaaatatgaaattcattttaataccttcgttaaaaaaattgatgaataaatttacatagatATCGAAGCAATTCATCATTTTGCGAACGATTAAAAACGCTTCAGGATTCACAGATTGGACATCGTAACTgtgataaattatcaaaacgtGTTTAAGACACGTTCCAATTtggataaacaaaaaatatattaaatcttcTCTTTGTAAAACTAAAACAGCGAAATAGTGCATCACAGAACTGAAATGAAAACTCGAACGGAAAACGTGCAGTATTGTCAAcataataaacgtttaattacgtttttcaatttcttttcaacGTCGTCCGTTAAAAAAATGCTGCCGCCTGCAAAAGCCGAAATTAATTCACCAGCAGCGCTTTTGTGGATGTTCTCCTAATTGGTATTTTGATTACTTAATTTCATTTGCATGTGATTGCCAATTAATGTTTGTAGTAAACTAGCAATTTCCGACACCTATAGTCGGCAATTCGATGATTATTTAGTTCAGAGCAAAAGCAAGGGCGAAATTCCCACCAACGTCCTTCGTTAGCTCAGGAATTGATgtcaattgtataaatttaattggtttacGCACTAGAAGGGTTACTTTACACAGTTTGTATGTACTtacttaatttacaatatttcagTGCTGTGACGTAGTCTTTTAGCATTACTGCTGATAGAAACTGAAACAAAGACAACATATTAATTGCAGGGACTGCCGTATTGTagttacaaacaattaaatcttGGCTAAACAGTcaagtttaattattctattccATTTGAAGGATGTATTTACTTTTCTGACAGaaggataattttattaagatttattgcCGAGATATTCATAGGTCaggatgtaatttaatttcgaatTCTCAGTCATGTCTTAAAATGAAACTGCTTCTTGTTTTCTGCTTACGTGGATTTATTGCTTTCAATTGGAATTGATGTCAGGTGTAAGGACACTCAAAACAAGACTGGTCATTCGTAGTTTGTGAAAGAAAGGATGACCCATTTTTACAAGCAAGATGCGTTTCACCTTTTTAATACGagttgataaaaaatgtatccTAGTGACATTTCAGGAATGgggtctaattaaaataaaaacaaccatTAATATTCCgaatttcaaagaaattttattataaaaaattcattatctaTCTAGGGATGTGTTTTCCCttgtaaattagtttaattattatttataaaatattgaatatattattcaattagttttaagGTAAATAATACTAAGATTTTAGATCACATAAGTAATgttctaattattatatgaatattatagAGTTAAAACTAATTGTGTCTAACagttacttattatttacagATAAATGTTAAAGACAATTGAATAATGATGCAAACAATAAGTGGTTTATTCGCTGTTGGGACACAACAATCCCAAGATTGTCATAAAGTAGTAGATAAGTGGTTTTACTGTTTAATTCCCATTTCGGCATAccacaaataattttcagcTTTACATTTAGATGCAGTTACGAATCTTCCGGTCGGTAAGCCTTTGTGGCTGTCAAAGGAGTTAGAGCACAATTGTTTTGAATATCTCTTGCGTCGGAGGAGACATAAATCCAACTAATTTCACTTATATTCCTTGAGAAAATAATGTTCAACGGATGCGACGAAACGCTTAAGAGCTTTAAGTGGAAATCTGTCGGACGATGTCAAGTATCCAAACAATGGAAGCAGAAATTAACAAGAAACGTCACGATATATCACGCTAAGCGAATTTTTGAGTGAGCGAAGCCTTAGTCTTTGTTAAGTGTAATAGAATGCCCTATTTTTTTAGACGTAgttgcaataaatttaatgttaatttgaagGTGGCTTACTATTAGTCGTCCTTTTTTTTGGTAAATCCTTCTCAAAGGCGCAATTTATAATTCAGGCTATTTACAACGTAAACCCATTTAAAGTCATTTAATATGCACACCTTTGTTTCACATTGCCTTTGTTCGGATCCCATAGGTGCTGTAAAGAGCTGCGAATTGTTTGACCTTTAGTCAACTTAGCCTGAATAAAACTTCAATTATATAAGTGCCAATAATACGAAAACTGGTGGGAGGAAATCAATAGaaggaaatttattgtttcttttttctgAATTCATAAACTAATTAGTTCATTAGTTCTGTTTCTGTAGGTTATTTTTAGCAGACATGTGGGTTGTTTCATACAAAGTATTACCGCTTTGACGGAGAAAaggtttttttatcaattaaaattaattaaacgaagAGTATTCATGCCGCATGAAAGGATGCATGAGTTTGAAAACTAATTGGATTCGTTACCATTTCGTTACCAATACCCTTCCAGTTACATCCACATTGTTGTTTCCTAGTCGTGACCTTAATTTAGGTTAAACGAAACTAGAGACATTACTCTATTTTTCTACGAAAAGATCTTTTCCACGAGAAAAACTTTACATGACAAGAGAAGTAACTTGCGCCATATAAATCCCTACTTTAATGTTGTTGCCGAATCTTTACAGTGTCAATTAAGTGGCTTCAAAAACTGGAAGAGCACCTGCTTATAAAACTTCCCAAACTCGAATTGTTTTAGAGACTGGAGCGACGCAACTAGGCCATCAGCTATTACTCGAATAATTCagtccattttttattaaaccgtTACGAGAGACTGTACTCCCTGTCTGCAGTTCAATTCGGAAGGAGCCGAAACAATTACAGGCCATCTGGGAATTGAAATTGTACCTATCCAATTATAGCAGCAACGAAACCCAATTtggttttcatttattttagagGTAGACAGGTTATTAACCCTTATTTTCCTACCCCGGTACCTGTGACAAGTTTCGGCTGGCACGGTAAGTCCACATAATTTTTCCCTCCAGTCTGCTATTTAATGCAggcatttttgaataatttagtcaCCAATTCCGCATCGTTTTGTCTCTGCACTCGATACATATGCTGATCAATATTTACGGTTGCATGAAAAATGTGTTACAGGATTTTGTATCTCCGCTTTCATCTACGGGGGCGTCTGAAAGATATTAGTGACGCTGTGCTCTTTATGTTATTTCCATGGTTGTTACGCAAAAAATGTCGGCAATGTAAGTAACAACAAcatataaaagatataaagtaataaaataaagccaAATGCTGCGTGTATGATTGGTAGATTTAAGGACCTTGAACGGATGAAATGGAGAGAAGAAAACGTTTTACCTCGGCCAGAAACTCAGTCGGCGCCGAAATACTCTCGTCAGCATCTGTATACTCGCTCAAGTCTTCGTTACTGCTCGATGTCGGCTTCATGTAACCCACGTTTCCATTATCCTCCGTTGtcatattaatatgaaatctGGAACAAACAGAATACACTAGCATACGTTCTACGAGATTTTCCGGAGAAACGTTTCAGATGGCACGGCATGATTATCTCTCTCTTTTGCTGTTAAATCGTCGCTGGCAAACGATTTATCGAGGGTTTTATGGGTTGAGAAATAATCTTGATGACATTTCGTGGATTGAAGCGTTTTTATACTTATACAAGATGTTCACGATGAAATAGGATacagtacaatattttttggtcGAAATATTTTACCAAGACACTTTAAAATAGACGTTTTCTTGATTCATAGTTAgtttcgaaatattttatgaatcttttaaattaaaataaacttttcatgAGAAATGTCATttcaaacaaaacattttttacttatatataaaagtatgaagtgaatcaaattaaaatcagcAGAATTTCTGAATGACAAtctaaaattcttattaacttttttattattggtttTTATTACATACTGTATTTGGCCTCCTATCCTATCatagaaatatttgtattaaaaaaaaacaatttcagaaataatgttgttattatgttatattatgtatttattgttaaaaaacagACATTGTATTAGTTAGAAAAatctaatgtaataaaattacttatggaaaaacatattttagtatcactaaaatataaaatcgtgACCAGAATCGTTAATCAGAAATAGGATACGCCTGTAGGTAAATATTATGCTTGATCCAGACCTGCTGAATTCAACATTGGATATTGCGCAATTTCTGGATAAGACCCAATCGAAAGACTTCCCCAGCAATAATTCTTCGATGGCTGCAATTACACGCCATTATCGCCCCAACATCGAGACGAAACTGCGGACAGGAAACTATCTCTACCTGAAAAACTTCCCCTTCTGAAAGTTGCTAACGTGAATTCTtcgtgatattttaaattggaattatGAGGCGGAAAACGAGATTACCCGTTTTATGATACGCCATTTCTGCTAATGTACTGTGTATGCCACGATGTTTTTTTCTTGGTTTAATAAATCGTTTCCTTCAAAAATGGCAGCACTAACGAGAAATGATGGAGCGAATTTATAGGAGGCAATTTCAGGAACCGGATTATCCAGGAACCGACGcaataatctaaattatttgaataggTGATGGCTTCAATATTATTAGCACGGAACATCCTTATGCCGCAGGAAGTTTGCATATAAGTTCATTTCCTCAATACTGAATCCCTGTTCAactgaaaattgatttttcagtttgaaattaaaagatgATTGCCTCGGGGATTTTCCATAACTGATGATCTAGTCGCTACTTGCACAACGTGGGCATTATTTAAGGTCTTATCTGTTTACTCAACATTAGTTTTCAGTTCTTATCGTGGTTTTCTACGTGAACACACTAATGCGGATTTGTTTCTCCAAACTGTGATTAACTGCATAGTCTTTTCTGTTAGACACCATTAAATTTGTGCATTTTTGTGAACTACACAAATCATTTAAACTAGGTACTTGCATCAAGTAGAATAATGGACAGGAAAGCCAGTCCAGCAACGATTTATTGTCCATAGACGGTAATACAGCAAAACTATATTGGGTCAGGTCCAGAAAATGCACGATATCCTATGCGGATATTCCGACATCAAGATTTTCCAGACAGTGTTTTCTATTCccctttaaaaacattaaagtttttacaGTCAATTCGGTTCAACGTAAAATCATCACCAAAACCGATTGGCACATCTGCAACTCCATttcgaaacaaaaataaaacggaaTCGAATCaaacatcaaataaaactttGGTTAACCGCAAAAAGCTTTAATATTGGCAAAAATTCAATCAACCCCCCAATAAAT
Encoded here:
- the LOC109594935 gene encoding protein rtoA isoform X1, encoding MTTEDNGNVGYMKPTSSSNEDLSEYTDADESISAPTEFLAEFLSAVMLKDYVTALKYCKLILQYEPNNSTAKEFYPLILEKLQQNVLDAASVVKDGNDSESEEDDGSEENSSSSETESSTDESSEGQEEEEVGVDNAGDKQSKGSSEGDGTTGSYSSLEDDEAETIDQLAALAARYQIDNVNLGNGNKIYETSLGSQFKNTNIGKATLNTGGNQLPFGTSSDSESPTEPVSQQTVAMLRARVVPNKI
- the LOC109594935 gene encoding uncharacterized protein LOC109594935 isoform X2, translating into MTTEDNGNVGYMKPTSSSNEDLSEYTDADESISAPTEFLAEFLSAVMLKDYVTALKYCKLILQYEPNNSTAKEFYPLILEKLQQNAASVVKDGNDSESEEDDGSEENSSSSETESSTDESSEGQEEEEVGVDNAGDKQSKGSSEGDGTTGSYSSLEDDEAETIDQLAALAARYQIDNVNLGNGNKIYETSLGSQFKNTNIGKATLNTGGNQLPFGTSSDSESPTEPVSQQTVAMLRARVVPNKI
- the LOC109594935 gene encoding protein rtoA isoform X3; translation: MTTEDNGNVGYMKPTSSSNEDLSEYTDADESISAPTEFLAEFLSAVMLKDYVTALKYCKLNAASVVKDGNDSESEEDDGSEENSSSSETESSTDESSEGQEEEEVGVDNAGDKQSKGSSEGDGTTGSYSSLEDDEAETIDQLAALAARYQIDNVNLGNGNKIYETSLGSQFKNTNIGKATLNTGGNQLPFGTSSDSESPTEPVSQQTVAMLRARVVPNKI